The Henckelia pumila isolate YLH828 chromosome 2, ASM3356847v2, whole genome shotgun sequence genome includes a window with the following:
- the LOC140882475 gene encoding uncharacterized protein: MAMRSFYNEIKGLKVKELPARLKPIFTVSYVSSSVKRGLDNYHAKYIETSSIDPLYHVCFGGMALSYLLALPEERRHLEHKQQHGGH, from the coding sequence ATGGCGATGAGGAGTTTCTACAACGAGATCAAGGGGCTGAAGGTGAAGGAGTTGCCTGCTCGTCTGAAACCCATTTTCACCGTCAGTTATGTGAGCAGCTCTGTGAAGCGTGGACTCGACAATTACCACGCCAAGTACATTGAGACCAGTTCCATCGATCCGCTCTATCACGTCTGCTTCGGAGGAATGGCCTTGTCCTACCTTCTCGCCCTACCCGAGGAGCGCCGTCACCTCGAGCACAAGCAGCAGCATGGTGGCCATTGA